The Branchiostoma floridae strain S238N-H82 chromosome 10, Bfl_VNyyK, whole genome shotgun sequence genome has a segment encoding these proteins:
- the LOC118425162 gene encoding uncharacterized protein LOC118425162, giving the protein MMKLRGWVQLALLLLAVGGTASHKASSCSEEKSLNKADKDGEYTLYPFETSKDVSLRVYCHDMASGSPKEFLTLPSGPDENYAIVFADRLADGWRCTGALQKPYKSRVGTTKFSKLRIKFEDSRVEVIRDDHTFSTSTGPNKVDYGHAGDCYSWKQGCAKGTFKVDLTGTELVLASDVHWVMEERWPEYLTINDMSISKDRKVASARCGGWCGHCWPADKKLFLMHPHCKKAASCSEKKSLNPKYEDAEYTLYPFPTNKDVSLRVYCHDMASGSPKEFLTLPSGPDQNYAIVFANRLADGWRCTGALQDPYASRAGTTKFSKLRIKFENCRVEVIRDDYTFAKTTGPNEVDYGHAGDCYSWKQGCAKGTFKVDLTGTELVLAPDVHWVMEERWPESLTINDMSISKDRKVASARCGGWCGHCWPAGKTMHLLHPQCDGKESGPGVVHVEL; this is encoded by the exons ATGATGAAGTTGCGTGGGTGGGTCCAGCTGGCACTCCTCCTACTGGCTGTCGGAGGAACTGCAA GCCACAAGGCGTCGTCATGTTCTGAAGAGAAGTCTCTAAACAAAGCGGACAAAGATGGCGAGTACACACTCTACCCTTTTGAAACGAGCAAGGACGTATCCCTCCGCGTCTATTGCCACGACATGGCATCAGGGAGCCCGAAAGAGTTCCTGACTCTACCATCCGGTCCTGATGAGAACTACGCCATAGTCTTTGCTGATCGACTGGCTGACGGCTGGCGATGCACTGGCGCATTACAG AAGCCGTACAAATCGCGTGTCGGGACCACGAAGTTCAGCAAGCTCCGGATCAAGTTCGAGGATTCCAGGGTCGAGGTTATTCGAGATGACCACACCTTTTCCACATCCACTG GGCCCAACAAAGTAGACTACGGACACGCTGGCGACTGTTACTCATGGAAACAGGGATGCGCTAAAGGCACGTTCAAGGTGGATCTTACTGGGACGGAACTCGTGCTGGCATCTGATGTCCACTGGGTCATGGAGGAGCGCTGGCCGGAGTATCTGACCATCAACGACATGTCCATCTCCAAGGATAGGAAG GTTGCCTCTGCCCGATGTGGTGGATGGTGTGGACACTGCTGGCCCGCCGACAAGAAACTATTTCTGATGCATCCGCATT GCAAGAAGGCAGCATCGTGCTCTGAAAAGAAGTCTTTAAATCCAAAGTACGAGGATGCAGAGTACACACTCTACCCTTTCCCAACAAACAAGGACGTATCCCTCCGCGTCTATTGCCACGACATGGCATCAGGGAGCCCGAAAGAGTTCCTGACTCTACCATCCGGTCCTGATCAGAACTACGCTATTGTCTTTGCTAATCGACTGGCTGACGGCTGGCGATGTACAGGCGCATTACAG GACCCGTATGCCTCCCGTGCCGGGACCACGAAGTTCAGCAAGCTCAGAATCAAGTTTGAGAATTGCAGGGTCGAGGTTATCCGAGATGACTACACCTTTGCCAAAACCACTG GGCCCAATGAAGTAGACTACGGGCACGCTGGCGACTGTTACTCATGGAAACAGGGATGCGCTAAAGGCACGTTCAAGGTGGATCTGACTGGGACGGAACTCGTGCTGGCACCTGATGTCCACTGGGTCATGGAGGAGCGCTGGCCGGAGTCTCTGACCATCAACGACATGTCCATCTCCAAGGATAGGAAG GTTGCCTCTGCCCGATGTGGTGGATGGTGTGGACACTGCTGGCCTGCCGGAAAGACAATGCATCTGCTGCACCCGCAATGCGACGGCAAAG AGTCGGGACCAGGAGTGGTGCATGTCGAGCTGTGA
- the LOC118425024 gene encoding uncharacterized protein LOC118425024, producing the protein MADIYEDACVVNPASFSDKKGASLDLSSGGDDKTELSSSESDDVSTAPDVDDRHDYIPGIGMATANQSRARPCPVLNVISFLLLLLICCLLAVVVSMYLAVQQSINQGQEKMGKVTNMEQLFTNELSIILEHQENLTNRMRQQMMTQEAMMKKLSIVLEMQKNITSAWDQQIRKLSIPGGEDQQVKAMSRAIVAELWQKFIAMKKMSWFG; encoded by the exons ATGGCAGACATCTATGAAGACGCCTGTGTGGTGAACCCGGCAAGCTTCTCCGATAAAAAGGGTGCATCACTGGACCTGTCATCGGGCGGAGATGATAAAACAG AACTGTCAAGTTCGGAGTCCGATGACGTCAGCACAGCTCCGGACGTTGATGATCGCCATGACTACATCCCAGGGATTGGCATGGCAACCGCCAATCAGAGCCGAGCCCGGCCCTGCCCCGTGCTGAACGTCATCAGCTTCCTCCTGCTCCTGCTGATCTGCTGCCTCCTGGCGGTTGTCGTGTCCATGT ACTTGGCCGTTCAGCAGTCTATCAACCAGGGACAGGAGAAGATGGGGAAG GTCACAAATATGGAGCAACTGTTCACCAacgagctgtcaatcatcctgGAGCATCAGGAGAACCTGACCAATCGGATGAGGCAGCAGATGATGACTCAGGAGGCAATGATGAAGAAGCTGTCCATCGTCCTGGAGATGCAGAAGAACATCACCTCCGCGTGGGACCAGCAGATCAGGAAGCTGTCAATCCCCGGTGGGGAGGACCAGCAGGTCAAAGCGATGTCCAGGGCAATCGTCGCTGAGCTATGGCAGAAGTTCATTGCCATGAAGAAAATGTCATGGTTTGGATGA